GCCAGCATTGGCGATCAATCCTGACCGACCTCGCTCCGCACAACGGCAGATGGACTATTTTGAGGCTGCATGCGTTAACCATTAGCTAATCCCTTTGGTTTTAATGTATAATGTGTCGCTTTATTTAACATTGGAGTTAGCATTCATGGCACAAGAACTTACCCTATCCATTATTAAACCTGATGCAGTAGCCAAATCCGTCATCGGCCAGATTTATTCCCGTTTTGAAAATGCCGGTTTGAAAATTGTTGCCGCCCGTATGGCCCACCTGACTCGTGAACAGGCTGAAGGCTTTTATGCGGTGCACAAGGCCCGTCCTTTTTTCAATGATCTGGTCAGCTTTATGATTTCAGGTCCAGTGATGATTCAAGTCCTGCAAGGCGAGAACGCGATTGCTAAAAACCGCGATTTAATGGGTGCCACCAATCCCAAAGAAGCAGCGCCCGGCACAATTCGTGCTGATTTTGCCGACAGCATCGATGCCAATGCCGTTCACGGTTCCGACAGCGCTGAAACCGCACGTCAGGAAATTGCTTTCTTCTTTGAACCGCACGAAGTGTGCACACGATAAGCCGTTATTGAGAAAATCATGAGCAGTAAAGTCAACCTGTTGAATTTTAATTACCAGCAAATGCGGGATTTTTTCACCGAGCTGGGTGAAAAGCCTTTTCGTGCCCAGCAGGTGCTGCAATGGATTCATCAGGCTGGCTTTCATGATTTTTCGCAAATGACCAATCTGGGCAAGGCACTGCGCGACAAACTGTCGCAGGTGGCTGAAATTCGTCTGCCGGAAATCGTTGCCTGTCAGAAATCCAGCGATGGAACCCATAAATGGCTGCTCAAGCTGGATTGTGGCAATTCGATTGAAACGGTCTTTATTCCCGAAGCGACGCGCGGAACTCTGTGCGTATCTTCTCAGGTCGGTTGTGGTTTGAACTGCAGTTTCTGCTCCACGGCCAAGCAGGGATTTAACCGTAATCTGAGCACGGCTGAAATCATAGGCCAGGTCTGGCTGGCGGCTCGCGAGTTGTCAACAAGCCAGGGTCACCATGACAAAAAGGTCACCAACGTGGTGATGATGGGCATGGGTGAGCCTTTGCTTAATTTTGACAATGTCGTGACGGCCATGGATTTAATGATGGATGATTTTTCCTATGGTCTTTCCAAGCGTCGTGTGACATTAAGTACTTCCGGCGTACTGCCGGATCTTATCCGCTTAAGGGAAGTAAGCCCTGTGTCACTCGCTGTCTCGCTTCACGCACCAACCGACGAATTGCGTAATGTGCTGGTCCCCATCAATAAGAAATACCCCCTGGCCAAACTGATGGAAGTCTGCCGGACTTACTTCAAGGATGAGCCTAAGCGCAAGGTGACTTTTGAATACGTCATGTTAAAAGGGGTTAATGATCAACCCGAACATGCCAATCAATTAATCAAATTGCTGCATAATGTTCCCGCAAAAGTGAATTTGATTCCGTTTAATCCATTCCCCATGACACAATACGAGCGCTCATCCAGAGAGACGATTGATGCCTTCAGGGATAAATTAATTGCCAAGGGAATCAATACCATAACCCGAAAAACCCGTGGCGATGACATCGATGCTGCCTGTGGTCAGTTGGCCGGAAAGGTCAACGATCGCACGAGTCGTTCTCAACGTTGGCAAAAATTACATTTCATGCCTAAAAAACCAGAGGGATTTAACGAAGAATCCTTCACATAAGCGTTTTGAAATTCGGGTATTCATGGTTATAATGCTCAATCTTTTCTAACGCGTTGTGATTACTGTGTTAAGACAATTACGCTTGCCATTGAATTCAATGAAAGACCAAGCTCGTTCAATCGCCGGTTTCTCGCCGTTTATACCGACTCAAGCCATTTCCCGTGCATTCCGCTTTCTCTTTTTTTGCGGCCTGCTGCTCTTACTGCAGTCCTGCCAGCACAGCATGGACGCCAAGCGGCAAAAAGCGGAAAATGTCCAGAAACTAAGCGATGCTGCCTCATTCAATGTGCAGCTGGGTATGGGGTATTTAAAGCAGGGCGATCGGCCGCGGGCGAAACGCAAATTGCTCACCGCGCTGGAGTTGGCGCCCGATTCACCTGATGTGAATGTGGCCATGGCTTATTTTCTTGAAAAAACAGGCGACATGGAGGAGGCCCGTGTTTATTATAAAAAAGCCTTGTCTTTAGCACCCAACAGCGGGGCGCAGCTTAATAATTACGGTACTTTTTTATGTCGCGCCGGTAAATACAACGAAGCAGAAAGCTACTTTTTGAAAGCCGTGAGCGATGTGCATTATGTCCACAGCGCCGGAGCTTACGAAAACGCCGGATTATGCGCCGCGGCTGTGCCCGATTATGCCAAAGCGGAAACCTATTTCAGCAAGGCCCTGGAACAGGATCCTGAGCGTAAACAATCGCTTCTCGAATTAACCACAATCGCAATGAAGCAAAGCCAGCCTGAAAAGGCGCTGAAATATTTACAGAAGTATCAGGAATTATCGTTAAACGATCCTGTCTTGCTAAGCCTGGCGGCGGATGCCGCGACCAAACTGGGGAAAGCAGAGGTTGCAGCGGATTACCAAGCGCGCCTGACTAAATTAACCCGTAATACCGACTATGCCGGAGATAAAAATGAATTCGACAGTGCCAATGGATGAAGCCCCAGCAGAGAACCCCATACACAACCCAGGTGCCCAGTTAGCCCATATCCGGGAAAAAAAGGGGTACAGCCGTGAATACGTCGCAGGCAAATTGCATTTAAGGGTGCGATTAATTGAGCTCCTTGAAGAAGATGCCTATGATCAGATGCCGGAGCCAGTGTTTGTTAAAGGTTATTTTCGCGCCTATGCCAAATTACTGGGTGTTGCGCCTGAGCCTTATGTGTCGTCTTTTAATAAAACCGCAGTGGCTGAACGCAAGCCTGAAAAAGCAGCGTTATGGCAAAGCAAGCGGGAATCCCATCGCGGTGAGCGTGCCGTGCGTTGGATAACCGCCTGTATCGTCATTGCTGCGGTGGCGGCAGTGAGCTTCTGGTGGCAGAAAAACAGCGATCAACTCTTTTTTTCGAAAGGCGATGGTCAGGTGGCTTCGCTGAAAAAGCCTGAAGCGGAGGGAGAAGAAAAACAGGTGGAAGTCAAACTGACCGATATTTCCAAGATGCAATCCATGTTTCGATTAAATTCAGACACCTCAACGGAGAAGTAATTTGGTTGAGAGAATTCAAGCAATTCGGGGTATGAACGATGTACTGCCCCATCAGACAGAGTCCTGGCGTAATCTGGAAACAGCGTTCATCCAGTGTCTGTCCCAATACGGCTATCAGGAAATACGATTTCCCCTGGTCGAAAGTACGCAACTGTTTAAACGAACCATCGGAGAGGTCACCGATATCGTTGAAAAAGAAATGTACACCTTCACCGATTTAAACGGGGATAGTCTGACCCTGCGTCCGGAAGGGACAGCGGGCTGCCTGCGTGCCTGCCTTGAGCATGGCTTGTTGCATAACCAGCAGCAGAAATTATGGTACATGGGTCCGATGTACCGCCATGAAAAACCGCAAAAAGGGCGCTACCGTCAATTTAACCAGTTTGGTGTGGAAGTGTTGGGTATTGATGGCGTCGCCATCGAACTGGAGCTTCTGGCGCTTTGCATCCGGCTATGGAAAAAACTCGGTATTGAACAGTCGGTGCGTTTACAGATCAATACGTTGGGCGAACTTTCCGAGCGGCAGCATTACAAAGAAAAGCTGGTGCAGTTTTTTAAAGCCAATCTGTCGGTTCTGGATGAGGACAGTTTAAGGCGTCTTGAAAAAAACCCATTACGTATTCTCGACAGTAAAAACCCGGATATACAGGCGTTGGTGAGTCAGGCTCCGCGTCTCATGGATTCACTCAGTGATGAAAGCCGGCGCCATTTTGATGCCCTGTGCGCAGGCCTTGAGAAACTGGGCATCGCTTATGAGGTCAATCCCTTTCTGGTTCGGGGACTGGATTATTATGGCCATACGGTGTTTGAATGGGTTACTGACCAGTTGGGAAGCCAGGCGACCGTCTGTGCGGGCGGGCGTTACGATGCTCTGGTCGAGCATTTAGGCGGCAACAAAACACCGGCCATTGGTTTTGCCATGGGTGAAGAGCGCTTGCTGCTGCTGATGGAAACCTTGCACTGTGCGCCACAATCCTGCAAAAAACCTTCGCTGTTTCTCATTGCCAGCGGAGATGAGGCAATGATGCGCGCGTTGACGCTGGCTGAAGAGCTACGTCAGCTGAACGCAGAGTGGTGCGTCATGACCAATACGGTTGGCGGAGGCTTTAAAAGCCAGTTTAAGAAAGCCGACAAGAGCGGCGCTGATTTTGCCCTGATTCTTGGGGAAGATGAAGTAAAAAGCGGACTGGTGAGCCTTAAAAACTTGCGTAATCAGGAAGATCAGGTCACTATCCCACAACAGGATTTAGCAACTCATTTACAGACTATCTTGGATGATGGCAGGAGAAGATGATGTCGGTTTATATGACTGAAGAAGAGCAATTAGAAGCGATTAAAAAATGGTGGAATCGTTACAGCACGATGATTACAGTAATCCTGTCTTTTATCATGTTGGGCGCCGCCGGCTACAAATATTGGCATTGGCATCAGGAAAAAATAAATACTCAGGCGTCGTCTGCCTATGAGCACCTGATGGTTGCCTTTTCCAATCATGATAATAAAGGCATTAAAGCCTATGCCAATCAGTTAATTAACGACTACGGTCAGACGGTTTATGCCGATGCGGCAAGAATGACGCTGGCAAAACTGCTGGTTACCAGGGAAAAATACAACGAAGCAAGGGACATGCTGAGTCAGGTCGCCTCAGCATCCCGGGTTTCTGCGTTAAAACAGATTGCTAAAATACGCATTGCCCGTTTGCTGCTGGCTGAAAAATCCTATGACAAGGCTTTAACGGAGTTGTCAGTGGTGGATGACAATGCCTATATGCCGGTCATTAATGAATTGAAAGGCGATATTTATGCGGCAACCGGTAAATATCAGCAGGCGATTATTTCCTATAAGGAAGCCATCACGGAAGTGCGTACGCACGGCATGGGCAATCTCTTCTTAGAGATGAAGACCAATGAATTGGCGGCCATGACCCAGTCCACCACCATGGATAATCATTCCTTACAAGCTGCATGAGAAAGAGGTTTTATGTTTTTTAAGTTGAGTAAAAGTATGATGGCGCTGGCTCTGATTGGTTTGTTGCCAGCTTGCAGTAAAATTGATGATTACATGCTCGGTAAGGACAACACGCCGCAACCTTCCGAGTTAAAGCCGGTTAAAGCGAAAGTGACTCTCGTTGAAAAATGGAATGCCCCTGTCGGAAGTTCGCGAAAAAATGAGGCCTATCTCCGCTTAAGACCCACTGTCTCCGGTAATATTCTGTACAGTGCGGATCATAACGGCTATGTTCAGGCCATTGATAAATCCACAGGCACTCAGCAATGGGCTAAAAAAATCCCCTACACGCTGGTCAGCGGCCCTGCGGTTGGCCAGGGCAGTTTGATATTGGCTACGGATGATTCATCCATTGTTGCCTTAAAGCAAAGCGATGGTTCAGAACTCTGGAAAGCCAATGTGTCCGGTGAAGTATTGGCAAAACCCATTATTGCTCAAAACAAGGTCATCGCTAAAACGATTGATGGTAACCTCTATGCTTTTGATGTGCACTCCGGTGAGAAAAAATGGGTTTCTGTCCATGGCGCTCCCAGCCTGATTCTTAAAGCCAGCTCGTCGCCTGTAGTCAGTGGCAATGTGGTTGTTGTCGGCTATTCGGATGGCAAAATGGATGCCGTTGATCTGGAGTCCGGGCATTTGTTGTGGCAAAAAAGCATTGTCTATGCAACGGGGTCAAGCGACGTGGAAAGGTTGGTGGATATTGATGCCGATCCAATTATTCGAGGCAATGTGGCGATTCTTGGCAGTTACCAGGGTTACATTGGTGCCTTGTCACTGACGGATGGGCAGTTCCTGTGGAACAAACCCGTGTCGTTGTATAAAAACATGGTCGTTCGCGGTAATAGCCTGTATCTGACTGACAGTGATGACGTCATTTGGGACATCAATACCCGTAATGGTCAGGTCAATTGGAAACAGGTTGCGCTAAAAGCGAGGGGATTGACCGAGCCTGTATTGATGGGGAATCGACTGTTTGTGGGCGATAAAACCGGCACAATGCACGTGTTGTCAACCCAAACTGGGGAATTTCTCGCCAGGGCGCCCATGAGTGGCGCGGTAAGTGTGGCGCCGCTGGCGTTAGGTAACAATCTCTACGTCATGACCTCCAATGGGAAGTTAAGCCGTTACACAGTGAGCTAATCGATGATACCTGTTATTGCTTTGGTCGGTCGGCCCAATGTGGGAAAATCGACGCTTTTTAATCGTCTGACACGTACACAAGATGCTCTGGTGGCTGATTTTCCAGGCTTAACCCGTGATCGCCAATACGGTGAAGCGGTTTATGAAAACAGACCCTTTATCGTGATTGATACCGGCGGTGTCGGCGTTGAAGACGAGGCGGTGGATGAACTGATGTCCAGGCAGTCAGAGATTGCTTTGGACGAAGCCAACATCGTGCTTTTTCTGGTTGATGCGAGAGCGGGTTTAACTGGTATTGATGAGCAAATTGCGCTGCAGTTACGGAAAATCAATAAACCGGTTTTTGTGGTGGTCAATAAAAGCGATGGTCTTGATGAGGAAATTGCTTCCGCTGAATTTCAATCCTTAGGCTTCAATCAACTGTATGCCATTTCGGCTGCCCATGGACGCGGAATGCATTCCTTGCTTCGCGCCATGACCCAGGATTTCCCGCAGGCCTCAGAGGATGAAGACACGGGTGAAAAAGGCATTAAAATCGCCTTTGTTGGACGTCCCAACGTGGGTAAATCCACCCTGGTTAACCGCATCCTCGGTGAGGAGCGGGTCGTGGTGTATGATATGCCCGGAACCACCCGCGACAGTATTGCCATCCCCTTTGTCCGCGATGAAAAAAATTACATTCTGATTGATACCGCCGGTGTGCGTCGACGTTCGCGCGTCGATGAGAAAATTGAAAAATTCTCCATTATCAAAACCTTGCAGTCCATTCGCGAGTCCCACGTCTGCCTCATGCTTCTTGATGCGCGTGAGGGTTTAACCGAACAAGACATGCACCTGTTGGGCTTTATTGTTGAATCAGGCAAAGCCCTGGTGGTTGTCGTCAACAAATGGGATGGGCTGGAGGATGCGCATAAAGAGCATGTCAAAGACGAATTGGCTCGCCGTCTTCACTTTGTCCAGTTCGCGAAAACCCGTTTCATTTCAGCCTTGCACGGCAGCGGGGTTGGTTTATTGTTCAATGACATTGAACAGGCTTATCGTTCCGCCATGCAAGGGTTATCGACACCTAAATTGACCCGGCTGCTGCAGGATTTGGTAACCCAGCACAATCCACCTTTAGTCAGCGGCCGCCGGATTAAATTGCGCTATGCCCATGCTGGCGGACACAATCCGCCGATTATCGTGATTCACGGCAATCAACTGGATGCCTTGCCGGACAGTTACAAACGCTATTTAACCAATGCGTTTATTCATCACCTTGATTTAGTGGGAACCCCCTTGAAACTGGAATTCAGAGGCAGTGAAAATCCATTCAAAGGCAAAAAAAATAAATTAAGTGAACGGCAGGTTAAACGCAAAAGACGGTTGATGAAACATGTGAAAAAGCGCTAGTCTTCGGGGGAAGGTGAAATGACCGGCTCGTAAACGTACACCAGGATGTTGTGCAGGGCGGTGATCCGATTAATTAACTCATCGTCCAGTTTGCAGCCTTTTTTAAGAAAAATAAAGCCTTCACTCGATTTCAAATCCCGGGATAACACCATGCCGCTGAGTAGCTGATGCGGCTCCAGGGCTTTTTCCATCAAAGCGGTTTGTTGTTCCGGCAACGAGGTAATTATATCCATAAACAACAGCAATAATTTTCGATCGTAACGTTCTTCATTTTCTTTCATGTAAGCCAAGGCTTGTTTGGCTGGGTATTTCTCCTGAAAAATCAAGCCATACATTAATTCATTGTAATCAACAGCGATGGCGAGAATGGCGGCATAAAGCGGTATGGAGTCGCCTTTTACTCCATGCGGATACCCTTTGCCATTGAAGCGCTCGCGATGGTAAAGGATGGTATTAACGACCTCTTTTAATGAAGGAAAAGCAGAAAGCGACATGGCGCCTAAAATCGGGTATTGCTTGAATTCCTGGTATTCTCTGGTCGTCAGTTGGGCAAAGGGTTTAAATCGTATCTCCTCACGCAACCCATTGCGTCCCAGATTATGAAGCATGGCCGCAAGGTAAATGGTTTGAATTTCCTTGTCATTGAGGTGCATGGCTTTTGCCAAAAGTTTAGCGTGGGTGGCTACTTTGCGGGAATACCCCTTGTTGTGATTTTCATTTAATTCCTGAATGGATAAAAAAACCTGGATGGCTGCTTCATGGGTTTCCTGTAAATCAGCGTAGCTGCGATGCAACTCCGCGGTACGCTTCTGGATTTTTTCTTCCAATTGACTGTTTAGAATTTTCAATTTTTCATTTTGTTGATTAATCAGTTCCTGCATGATGCGATTTTGATCACGCAGTAATTTGTTTTCCAGCATGCTGTTAATAGCACTTAACATTTCCTCCTTCTTAGAGGACTTGGCAAGGTAATAATTCACCTGACCGACGTTAATCGCGGCAATTGCCGTGTGAATGTCATCGTAACCCGTCATTAGGATACGCCTGACATCAGGCCAACGTTCTGCGGCTTCTTTCAGGAATTCCGCACCATTCATCTGTGGCATGCGCATGTCAGAAATAATGATGTCAATGGGGTTATTTTCAAGGATGTTAAGACCGTCCATCGCGGATTTAGCAATATGCACTTTGTATCCCTCAGGCGTCAGTGTTCGCTGCAGACTGATAAGCGTGCTGGGTTCGTCGTCAACGATTAACAATGTGGGCTGCACAGCGTATCCTCCCTGAACGCGGCGTGAGCATTTTTATAGTATAAGACAAATTTATCAGGTCAGTGACTTGACATACCACTGGAAAGTGATTGATATAGCTAAAAATTAATTAATTTCCATGTCAGGCGCCAGTCTTTTAATGAATCAGGGCTTAGGTGAGTGGGCGGACAGTATCAGAGAAGGTTTAAGGATGAAAAGTAAAAAAAATTACCCGGGACTGCTGATTCTTGGCTTCTACAGTATGACTTACGGCGCATCGATTTCACCGCCATTTGAAAGCATTGGCGACATGCAGGCTAAGCTTGTACAAGGGAAAACCTCCTGTACCGAGGTAATTAATCGTTATCTTAAACGGATAAGACAGTACAACCTCGGCGGTGATGACAGGCCACCGATTAATGCCTGGACAGTCCTCAGTACGCAAAGCGTGGCCGAAGCGCAGGCGCTGGATGAGTATTATGCCAGGACCCATCGTCTGATTGGGCCACTGCACTGTGTACCGCTCATTATCAAAGACAACATTGACTCGTATGATTCAACCAGTACTGTGGGCAGTCTTGCCTTGCTTGGCAATCAACCGGCCAGAGATGCCTTTTTGGTGGTTCAATTAAGGAAGGCAGGGGCTGTCATTTTAGGCAAAGGGGCCATGGATGAGCTTGCTTCGGGCATGTTTGGCATCAGCAGCCGCAGTGGCCGTATTGGCAACCCTTACAATACCGAAAAAAACCCGGGTGGCTCAAGCGGTGGTTCTGCCGCGGCGGTCAGTGCGGGGTTTGCGCTGGCAGGGATTGGTACGGATAACAGCGGCTCCATCCGTATCCCATCAGCCTTTAATGCCCTGTACGGGTTACGCCCCAGTAGGGGATTGATCAGCCAGGCAGGCATTTTCCCTAACGGCAACCTCGATGGGACGGCCGGTCCCATGACGCGCCATATAGAAGACATGGCCCTTATTCTGGATGCCATCGCCAAACCGGACCCTCATGACAGCAAAACGCTGTCGGTACCGCGGGTTACGACGTACCGAGCCTTTCTGAATAAGGATGGACTGCGGGGCAAGCGGCTTGGTATTGTGCGGCAGGTGGGTTTAATTAAAACGTTTCAGGGCATGCCGAAAGAGGTAGACAATCTTCTCCAGGGGACGTTAACTCAACTGCGTCAGGCCGGCGTCACGGTCATAGACAACATCTACCTCACTGATTTTATTAATAATCGTAATGTGAATATGTCCGGAATGGCTGAAGAAATCAATGAGTACTTCAAGTCATTTGCTTCTGTCCGAAAAAATTACCGTGATTTTTGCCAGTCAAACCGGACCCGGGTGTATGGTAATGTCAACGCATGCCTTGCATTTTTAACTGACCTGCCGGCGAAAGACAGCCGATCTTACCGGGAGGCTTTACAGCGTTTTGCCAGTAACCGAGCGTATGTGGAAAAGTACATGCGTGAGAATCAGTTGGATGTCTTGCTGATGCCGATTAGCCGGGTGGGTGAGGCCACTTACGATGCCTATCAGGTCAATACCTGGCAGGCACCGGTAGCGTCTAATGCCGGTTTACCCGCTCTTAGCATCAACATCGGTTACACTCGGAAGGAGCATATGCCTGTCGGTGTGGAATTAATCGCCCAATCGTTTCAAGAGGGTCTTTTGCTCGAAATAGGCTATGCCTATGAGCAGATTGCCCCCGCATCAATCCCACCCGAAATGCCGAGCGAAAATAAGAAGCTTGCGTCTCTTTCTCTTGCCGCTTATAACAACCTGCTTAGTGAAATCGGGTATCAAAGCTTTTATCAGGTGCTTAAAGACAATCAAAAGGAAGAGATAGAAGAGGCACTCACGCCAGGACGGTTTACCGAAATTACCCATCAAGTGATTCAGGGCTGGCCTTAGATGCGTAAAGTCAGCACATCACAGGGTGCATGATGGACGACGGCATGGGCGGTACTTCCCAAAAAGGCCGGCAAATGCCCTGGCGTGTGGCTGCCGATAATCACTAAACTACAGCCCAATTCCTTTACCTTTTTGAGCACCAGTTGTTTAATGGAGCCGATTTCGACGTGCTGCTGCGACACAGGAATAGCCAAAGCCTCGCCCAGCACATTCATAACGGTTACGGCATCGTCTTTGACTGGATTGGCCAACTCAGCAAAACCCAGTCCCTGAGCTAACTGCAATGACGCAGGGGGCTCAATCACGTGCAGAAGATGGAGCGTGCCTCCAAATGACTTGGCAATGGCTGCGGCCTTCTGGCACATGGCAAAATGGTTTTCTTTTAAATCCGTGGCATGCAAAATAGTGGCGTACACGATTCCCTCGCAAAAAACCGCCGTGGTTATATCTAGTGTAGTTAGTTCTTTAAAAAAGACAACATGCAATTAAAAGCGAAGGGCATCGGACAGTAGACGTCCGTCCGGTAGTGTTACGTGTGGATTCAGAGCAAGCAGAGGCAGGCAGGCGAAATCCCTTTCCAGCAGTCGCGGGTGAGGGATGGTTAGATGCAAGCTATCCATAATCAGCGAGCCAAACAGCAAAATATCAATGTCTAAGGTTCGTGCTCCCCATTTGATCTGACGCAGGCGCCCCTGAGTGTGTTCAATGCGATGGCAGTGAGTCAATAAGGCCTGTGGGGAAAGGCGGGTTTGAATAGCAGCCACGGTGTTGGTGAACCGAGGTTGAGCTTTTCTCCCCCAGGCCTGATTGCGATAAAAGGGCGCTGTCTGTAAAAGGCGGGTGTCAGGAAGAGTTCGCAAGGCATCCAAGGCGCGGCGTAATTGCCTCTCGGCTGAGCCGAGGTTGCTGCCTAAACCTAAATAAACACAAGTCATGACATGGTTTTAGGCTTGCGGCGTCGTTTGGGTTTGCGCGAAGGCGGTGGCGCTAAAGCCGCAATCATCGCCGTTTGTTCATCTTCGGGCGCGTCCTGGAATGTTGTCCACCATTGAGCCAATTCCATCGACTCATCACCGGCCAATGCTCGCAAGGCAAGAAAATCAAAGGCGGCGCGAAAACGCGGGTGTTCCAGCAGATTAAGAGCTCTTCCACCGTGGCGTTTATTAAAGCGAAATTGCAGAAGCCACATTTCCCGCATGACCTGAGTAAAGCGCTTGGGTATGGCGATAACCTTATTCTGTTCGGCGATAACATGATTCATGGCCCGTTCCAGCGCCGGGAGCGCAGGAATATTTTCTTCCTGTTGTAATTGCATGGCTTTGGCTTTTAAAGGGAACCAAAGCAATACGGCAAACAGGAAAGCTGGCGTGACCGGTTTGCTGTCACGAATGCGGGCGTCCGTGCTTTCAAGCGCAATCCCCAACAGGGCATTTACCGGGTAGTCGCTGTTTAACAGGCGATGGGTTTGTTCAAAGAGCTCCGCGAATAAACCATGTTCCTGCAATAAACGTTGCACGCTTTCACTTTCCCCGCACTGGTAGAGTTTGGTCATCTCGTCAAAAAGACGAGAGCCGGATACATGGCGAATGAGTGGACTTAATTTGGCAAGCGGCGCGCTGGTTTCTGGCGCCATGTTGAAATGCAGTTTGGCACAAAAACGGATGGCCCGCAGCATACGGACGGGATCTTCCTGATAACGGGTGGTCGGATCTCCAATCATGCGAACGAGCCGGTCGCTGACATCCTTGACGCCGCCGGTAAAATCGACAATGGACGCATCGTCCATGTTGTAATACAGGGAGTTAATGGTGAAGTCGCGACGCCAGGCGTCCTGATCCAGGGTGCCGTAGACATTGTCGCGCACCAGCATGCCCT
This Legionella sp. MW5194 DNA region includes the following protein-coding sequences:
- the pilW gene encoding type IV pilus biogenesis/stability protein PilW codes for the protein MLRQLRLPLNSMKDQARSIAGFSPFIPTQAISRAFRFLFFCGLLLLLQSCQHSMDAKRQKAENVQKLSDAASFNVQLGMGYLKQGDRPRAKRKLLTALELAPDSPDVNVAMAYFLEKTGDMEEARVYYKKALSLAPNSGAQLNNYGTFLCRAGKYNEAESYFLKAVSDVHYVHSAGAYENAGLCAAAVPDYAKAETYFSKALEQDPERKQSLLELTTIAMKQSQPEKALKYLQKYQELSLNDPVLLSLAADAATKLGKAEVAADYQARLTKLTRNTDYAGDKNEFDSANG
- a CDS encoding tetratricopeptide repeat protein, whose product is MSVYMTEEEQLEAIKKWWNRYSTMITVILSFIMLGAAGYKYWHWHQEKINTQASSAYEHLMVAFSNHDNKGIKAYANQLINDYGQTVYADAARMTLAKLLVTREKYNEARDMLSQVASASRVSALKQIAKIRIARLLLAEKSYDKALTELSVVDDNAYMPVINELKGDIYAATGKYQQAIISYKEAITEVRTHGMGNLFLEMKTNELAAMTQSTTMDNHSLQAA
- a CDS encoding RodZ family helix-turn-helix domain-containing protein, translating into MNSTVPMDEAPAENPIHNPGAQLAHIREKKGYSREYVAGKLHLRVRLIELLEEDAYDQMPEPVFVKGYFRAYAKLLGVAPEPYVSSFNKTAVAERKPEKAALWQSKRESHRGERAVRWITACIVIAAVAAVSFWWQKNSDQLFFSKGDGQVASLKKPEAEGEEKQVEVKLTDISKMQSMFRLNSDTSTEK
- the ndk gene encoding nucleoside-diphosphate kinase codes for the protein MAQELTLSIIKPDAVAKSVIGQIYSRFENAGLKIVAARMAHLTREQAEGFYAVHKARPFFNDLVSFMISGPVMIQVLQGENAIAKNRDLMGATNPKEAAPGTIRADFADSIDANAVHGSDSAETARQEIAFFFEPHEVCTR
- the rlmN gene encoding 23S rRNA (adenine(2503)-C(2))-methyltransferase RlmN — encoded protein: MMSSKVNLLNFNYQQMRDFFTELGEKPFRAQQVLQWIHQAGFHDFSQMTNLGKALRDKLSQVAEIRLPEIVACQKSSDGTHKWLLKLDCGNSIETVFIPEATRGTLCVSSQVGCGLNCSFCSTAKQGFNRNLSTAEIIGQVWLAARELSTSQGHHDKKVTNVVMMGMGEPLLNFDNVVTAMDLMMDDFSYGLSKRRVTLSTSGVLPDLIRLREVSPVSLAVSLHAPTDELRNVLVPINKKYPLAKLMEVCRTYFKDEPKRKVTFEYVMLKGVNDQPEHANQLIKLLHNVPAKVNLIPFNPFPMTQYERSSRETIDAFRDKLIAKGINTITRKTRGDDIDAACGQLAGKVNDRTSRSQRWQKLHFMPKKPEGFNEESFT
- the der gene encoding ribosome biogenesis GTPase Der, which codes for MIPVIALVGRPNVGKSTLFNRLTRTQDALVADFPGLTRDRQYGEAVYENRPFIVIDTGGVGVEDEAVDELMSRQSEIALDEANIVLFLVDARAGLTGIDEQIALQLRKINKPVFVVVNKSDGLDEEIASAEFQSLGFNQLYAISAAHGRGMHSLLRAMTQDFPQASEDEDTGEKGIKIAFVGRPNVGKSTLVNRILGEERVVVYDMPGTTRDSIAIPFVRDEKNYILIDTAGVRRRSRVDEKIEKFSIIKTLQSIRESHVCLMLLDAREGLTEQDMHLLGFIVESGKALVVVVNKWDGLEDAHKEHVKDELARRLHFVQFAKTRFISALHGSGVGLLFNDIEQAYRSAMQGLSTPKLTRLLQDLVTQHNPPLVSGRRIKLRYAHAGGHNPPIIVIHGNQLDALPDSYKRYLTNAFIHHLDLVGTPLKLEFRGSENPFKGKKNKLSERQVKRKRRLMKHVKKR
- the hisS gene encoding histidine--tRNA ligase, whose protein sequence is MNDVLPHQTESWRNLETAFIQCLSQYGYQEIRFPLVESTQLFKRTIGEVTDIVEKEMYTFTDLNGDSLTLRPEGTAGCLRACLEHGLLHNQQQKLWYMGPMYRHEKPQKGRYRQFNQFGVEVLGIDGVAIELELLALCIRLWKKLGIEQSVRLQINTLGELSERQHYKEKLVQFFKANLSVLDEDSLRRLEKNPLRILDSKNPDIQALVSQAPRLMDSLSDESRRHFDALCAGLEKLGIAYEVNPFLVRGLDYYGHTVFEWVTDQLGSQATVCAGGRYDALVEHLGGNKTPAIGFAMGEERLLLLMETLHCAPQSCKKPSLFLIASGDEAMMRALTLAEELRQLNAEWCVMTNTVGGGFKSQFKKADKSGADFALILGEDEVKSGLVSLKNLRNQEDQVTIPQQDLATHLQTILDDGRRR
- the bamB gene encoding outer membrane protein assembly factor BamB, with product MFFKLSKSMMALALIGLLPACSKIDDYMLGKDNTPQPSELKPVKAKVTLVEKWNAPVGSSRKNEAYLRLRPTVSGNILYSADHNGYVQAIDKSTGTQQWAKKIPYTLVSGPAVGQGSLILATDDSSIVALKQSDGSELWKANVSGEVLAKPIIAQNKVIAKTIDGNLYAFDVHSGEKKWVSVHGAPSLILKASSSPVVSGNVVVVGYSDGKMDAVDLESGHLLWQKSIVYATGSSDVERLVDIDADPIIRGNVAILGSYQGYIGALSLTDGQFLWNKPVSLYKNMVVRGNSLYLTDSDDVIWDINTRNGQVNWKQVALKARGLTEPVLMGNRLFVGDKTGTMHVLSTQTGEFLARAPMSGAVSVAPLALGNNLYVMTSNGKLSRYTVS